One Thioclava electrotropha DNA segment encodes these proteins:
- a CDS encoding sugar ABC transporter ATP-binding protein: MATAPLIELRNISKRFGGVRALDDVSLTLDAARIHCLAGENGSGKSTLIKIVSGVYQPDEGEILIDGKPVGKLDPATSIAHGVQVIYQDFSLFPTLTVVENLALNTFLREGKTRIDWRRARKMARDVLARLDVTLDLDATVETLPAAGRQIVAIARAMLADARLIIMDEPTTTLTGREVERLFRIVRDLQADGIATLFVSHKMREMLEISERLTVFRNGKKVTEGPISDYDERSITRAMTGRDLHQGHFIAPDVSGREPRLELRNVTVGDKAQGINLTLMPGEIVGMSGLIGAGRKAIAQAIFGLRGDMSGEMLVDGKPVMPKNVPEAIAAGIAYVPEDRLSEGLFLTRSIRDNAIVSSLSRFAPHLWLDAEKAGEETHKMFGEMAISAPGIDVPVGTLSGGNAQRVMIGRWLMTDARVLILNGPTVGVDVGSKEQIHGIIQDLTRNNDLAVLMISDDLPELAANCNRVLCMTEGRITGELAGDALTEEALDAALSNEKQGEPA; encoded by the coding sequence ATGGCCACCGCTCCCCTGATCGAGCTGCGCAACATCTCGAAGCGCTTCGGCGGCGTGCGCGCGCTCGATGACGTGTCGCTGACGCTCGACGCCGCCCGCATCCACTGCCTCGCCGGCGAGAACGGCTCGGGCAAATCCACTCTCATCAAGATCGTCTCGGGCGTCTATCAGCCCGACGAGGGCGAGATCCTGATCGACGGCAAACCGGTCGGCAAGCTCGACCCCGCGACCTCGATCGCCCATGGCGTGCAGGTCATCTACCAAGATTTCTCGCTGTTCCCGACACTGACCGTGGTCGAGAACCTCGCGCTCAATACCTTCCTGCGCGAAGGCAAGACCCGGATCGACTGGCGCCGGGCGCGCAAAATGGCGCGCGACGTGCTGGCGCGGCTCGATGTGACGCTCGACCTCGATGCGACCGTCGAGACGCTTCCCGCCGCGGGCCGCCAGATCGTGGCGATTGCCCGCGCGATGCTCGCCGATGCGCGGCTGATCATCATGGACGAACCCACGACGACGCTCACGGGGCGCGAAGTCGAGCGCCTCTTCCGCATCGTGCGGGATCTGCAGGCCGACGGCATCGCCACGCTCTTCGTCAGTCACAAGATGCGCGAGATGCTGGAAATCTCCGAGCGTCTCACCGTCTTCCGCAATGGCAAGAAGGTCACCGAAGGCCCGATCTCGGATTATGACGAACGCTCGATCACCCGGGCGATGACCGGGCGCGATCTGCATCAGGGCCATTTCATAGCTCCCGATGTCAGCGGGCGTGAACCGCGGCTGGAGCTGCGCAACGTGACCGTCGGCGACAAGGCGCAGGGCATCAACCTGACGCTGATGCCGGGCGAGATCGTCGGCATGTCCGGCCTGATCGGCGCAGGCCGCAAGGCCATCGCGCAGGCGATCTTCGGTCTGCGCGGCGATATGTCCGGCGAGATGCTGGTCGACGGCAAACCCGTGATGCCGAAGAACGTCCCCGAAGCGATCGCGGCGGGCATCGCCTATGTGCCCGAGGATCGCCTGTCGGAGGGGTTGTTCCTGACCCGCTCGATCCGCGACAACGCGATCGTCTCCTCGCTGAGCCGTTTCGCGCCACATCTGTGGCTCGATGCCGAGAAGGCGGGGGAGGAGACCCACAAGATGTTCGGCGAGATGGCGATTTCCGCGCCGGGGATCGACGTGCCGGTGGGCACGCTTTCGGGCGGGAACGCGCAGCGCGTGATGATCGGGCGCTGGCTGATGACCGATGCGCGCGTGCTGATCCTGAACGGCCCGACCGTGGGCGTCGATGTCGGCTCGAAAGAGCAGATCCACGGCATCATTCAGGACCTGACCCGCAACAACGATCTGGCGGTGCTGATGATCTCGGACGACCTGCCGGAGTTGGCTGCGAACTGCAACCGCGTGCTGTGCATGACCGAGGGCCGCATCACCGGAGAACTCGCGGGCGACGCGCTGACCGAAGAGGCGCTCGACGCGGCGCTGTCCAACGAAAAACAAGGAGAGCCCGCATGA
- a CDS encoding GNAT family N-acetyltransferase — translation MLNSPLEIGDFRISEADQLGVIFFEAVREGAREFYNFEQRRAWASGPPSGPNWASRLTAQRTMVARLAGQPVGFMTLDDDGYIDLAFVAPGHQRQGVGGSLYARIEAIARDGKIARLHSHASYLVRGLFEQQGWDVVCEQKIERAGVTLTNFLMEKRLHYPARRTGIAAHSDDS, via the coding sequence ATGCTGAACTCTCCCTTAGAAATTGGTGATTTCCGCATCTCAGAAGCAGATCAGCTCGGAGTCATATTCTTTGAGGCCGTGCGCGAAGGAGCTCGGGAATTCTATAATTTTGAGCAGCGGCGGGCTTGGGCGTCGGGGCCACCTTCTGGGCCGAACTGGGCATCACGCCTGACCGCTCAGAGAACTATGGTAGCGCGTTTGGCAGGCCAGCCCGTTGGCTTCATGACCTTGGACGATGATGGCTACATAGATCTTGCTTTCGTCGCGCCCGGCCACCAACGACAGGGCGTCGGTGGATCTCTCTATGCCCGGATCGAGGCAATCGCACGAGACGGCAAGATAGCACGCCTTCACTCCCATGCGAGCTATCTTGTCCGAGGCCTTTTTGAGCAGCAGGGGTGGGACGTGGTTTGCGAGCAGAAGATCGAAAGGGCTGGCGTTACATTGACGAACTTCCTGATGGAAAAACGTCTCCATTATCCAGCCCGGCGCACTGGCATCGCTGCGCACTCTGATGACAGCTGA
- the deoC gene encoding deoxyribose-phosphate aldolase, with amino-acid sequence MKTETRAEGALVPTAAVAGEHARNPGMALDVGMFEGHRVNRAAAERRCATLTTRRSVKKAHQAAWLVNAVRCVDLTTLAGDDTEGRVKRLCAKARKPLASHIEAGLGLSAGELTVGAVCVYPTMVPHAVKALEGSNIPVASVATGFPAGLMPLHLRLEEIRWAVAQGAAEIDIVINRELALTRNWQGLHDEIAAMREACGDAHMKAILATGELETLNNVYSASMVAMQAGADFIKTSTGKESVNATLPVSLTMLRALRDYGMATGHRIGFKPAGGMKQAKEALAWQILMKEELGRDWLNPDLFRFGASSMLGDIERQLEHYVTGRYADSSRHALA; translated from the coding sequence ATGAAGACCGAGACGCGCGCGGAAGGGGCCTTGGTGCCCACTGCTGCGGTCGCAGGGGAGCATGCGCGCAACCCCGGCATGGCGCTCGATGTGGGCATGTTCGAAGGCCACCGCGTCAACCGCGCCGCCGCCGAGCGCCGCTGCGCGACGCTGACGACCCGGCGCAGCGTGAAGAAGGCGCATCAGGCAGCGTGGCTGGTCAACGCGGTGCGCTGCGTCGATCTGACGACTCTTGCGGGCGACGATACCGAGGGCCGGGTGAAACGGCTCTGCGCGAAGGCGCGCAAGCCCTTGGCCTCGCATATCGAGGCGGGGCTGGGCCTGAGCGCGGGCGAGCTGACGGTGGGCGCGGTCTGCGTCTACCCGACGATGGTGCCCCATGCGGTCAAGGCGTTGGAAGGGTCGAATATCCCCGTGGCCTCGGTCGCGACGGGCTTTCCGGCAGGTCTGATGCCGCTGCATCTGCGGCTCGAGGAAATCCGCTGGGCGGTGGCGCAGGGCGCAGCCGAGATCGACATCGTGATCAACCGCGAACTGGCGCTGACCCGGAACTGGCAGGGCCTGCATGACGAGATCGCGGCGATGCGCGAAGCCTGCGGTGACGCCCATATGAAGGCGATCCTGGCCACCGGCGAGCTGGAGACCCTGAACAACGTCTACTCCGCCTCGATGGTGGCGATGCAGGCAGGGGCCGATTTTATCAAGACCTCCACCGGCAAGGAAAGCGTCAACGCGACGCTGCCTGTCAGCCTGACCATGCTGCGCGCGCTGCGCGATTACGGCATGGCCACCGGCCACCGCATCGGCTTCAAGCCCGCAGGCGGGATGAAGCAGGCGAAAGAGGCGCTGGCCTGGCAGATCCTGATGAAAGAAGAACTGGGCCGCGACTGGCTCAACCCCGACCTGTTCCGCTTCGGCGCAAGCTCGATGCTGGGCGATATCGAGCGCCAGCTGGAGCATTACGTCACCGGCCGTTACGCCGATAGCAGCCGTCACGCGCTGGCCTGA
- a CDS encoding ABC transporter permease — MSETKTNPASRPGLRGWLKGEAAQTNVMLAVTCVLVLIAMTALRPSMFLSSYNFESMAFFMPELGILSIAMMIAMLTGGIDLSIVGVANLAGITAGTLFGAMAGDGGSGALGLGPVTLGVSAALIVGLLAGLLNGFLISVLKITPILATLGTGQVFIGMCLVLTGGPAIVGFPPGWNAIGNGKLVGIPVPLVIFVLVCIALSLLLARTSFGLRLKLIGTNPKAAVYAGVKRGQMILYSYMLTGMLAAMAGILLSARTNAAKSDYGASYLLQAVLIAVLGGTNPAGGRGNVLGVALALISLTLLSSGFQMMRVSNHLIDFVWGAFLIGVIALNSWRRRKGA, encoded by the coding sequence ATGAGCGAGACCAAGACCAACCCCGCCTCCCGGCCCGGCCTGCGCGGCTGGCTCAAGGGCGAGGCGGCACAGACCAACGTGATGCTGGCCGTGACCTGCGTGCTGGTGCTGATCGCGATGACGGCGCTGCGGCCTTCGATGTTCCTGTCGTCTTACAACTTCGAGTCGATGGCCTTCTTCATGCCGGAGCTCGGCATCCTGTCGATCGCGATGATGATCGCGATGCTGACCGGGGGGATCGACCTGTCCATCGTGGGCGTCGCGAACCTCGCGGGCATCACGGCCGGAACCCTTTTCGGCGCGATGGCGGGCGATGGCGGCTCGGGCGCATTGGGCCTCGGCCCGGTGACGCTCGGCGTGAGCGCCGCCCTGATCGTGGGGCTGCTGGCAGGGCTGCTGAACGGCTTCCTGATTTCGGTGCTGAAGATCACGCCGATCCTCGCGACGCTGGGCACGGGCCAAGTCTTCATCGGGATGTGCCTCGTGCTGACGGGCGGGCCTGCGATCGTCGGCTTCCCGCCGGGCTGGAACGCGATCGGCAACGGCAAGCTCGTGGGCATCCCGGTGCCGCTGGTGATCTTCGTGCTGGTCTGCATCGCGCTGTCGTTGCTGCTCGCGCGGACCTCCTTCGGGCTGCGGCTGAAGCTGATCGGGACGAACCCGAAAGCTGCGGTCTATGCGGGCGTGAAGCGCGGCCAGATGATCCTCTATTCCTACATGCTGACGGGGATGCTGGCCGCGATGGCGGGGATCCTGCTGTCGGCGCGGACCAATGCGGCGAAGTCGGATTACGGCGCGTCCTACCTGCTGCAGGCGGTGCTGATCGCAGTGCTGGGCGGGACCAACCCGGCAGGCGGTCGCGGCAATGTGCTGGGCGTGGCCCTTGCGCTGATCTCGCTGACGCTGTTGTCCTCGGGCTTCCAGATGATGCGGGTCTCGAACCACCTGATCGATTTCGTCTGGGGCGCCTTCCTGATCGGGGTGATTGCCCTCAATTCCTGGCGCCGCCGGAAAGGAGCGTAA
- a CDS encoding ABC transporter permease, producing MRFLRSSDAIILAILAVAMIFIGLVNPAFWQMSNLFSLLKENVVIGIMALGVLLVMISGGIDVSFTAFAVAGMYLVVRSMVALDYNGLVLPFASAIVIGGLLGLMNAGIIHKFKMIPLIVTLGTASVVRGLVLGFVGTSNVNINKMPEALVNFGKTDLFVLERANGSTYGLTAMIVIYLGLAVALHLVLKHTMIGRSVYAYGADPEAAKRVGFSTGRTMIFVYVTAGALAGFAGLLHSSMIWLANPRDFVGLELDVIAAVVLGGASIFGGRGTVLGTVLGVFILVMIQNSLILMGIDTTWQRVVVGAMLVAAVTVTALRDRRALV from the coding sequence ATGAGATTCCTGCGCAGCTCCGACGCGATCATTCTGGCGATCCTTGCGGTCGCGATGATCTTCATCGGGTTGGTGAACCCGGCCTTCTGGCAAATGTCCAACCTGTTCAGCCTGCTCAAGGAAAACGTCGTCATCGGCATCATGGCGCTTGGCGTGCTGCTGGTGATGATCTCGGGCGGGATCGACGTGTCTTTCACGGCCTTCGCGGTCGCGGGGATGTATCTCGTGGTGCGCTCGATGGTGGCGCTCGACTATAACGGGCTGGTGCTGCCCTTCGCCTCGGCGATCGTGATCGGCGGACTTCTGGGCCTGATGAACGCGGGCATCATACATAAGTTCAAGATGATCCCGCTGATCGTGACGCTCGGTACGGCCTCTGTCGTGCGCGGGCTGGTGCTGGGCTTTGTCGGCACCTCGAACGTGAACATCAACAAGATGCCCGAGGCGCTGGTGAATTTCGGCAAGACCGATCTGTTCGTGCTCGAACGCGCGAATGGCTCGACCTATGGGCTGACCGCGATGATCGTGATCTATCTCGGCCTCGCCGTCGCGCTGCATCTGGTGCTGAAGCACACGATGATCGGGCGCTCGGTCTATGCCTATGGCGCGGACCCGGAGGCGGCGAAGCGCGTGGGTTTCTCGACCGGCCGCACGATGATCTTCGTCTACGTCACGGCGGGGGCGCTGGCGGGCTTTGCGGGGCTGTTGCACAGCTCGATGATCTGGCTCGCCAATCCGCGCGACTTCGTGGGGCTCGAGCTCGACGTGATCGCGGCGGTGGTGCTGGGCGGCGCGTCGATCTTCGGCGGGCGCGGCACGGTGCTTGGCACGGTGCTGGGCGTGTTCATCCTCGTGATGATCCAGAATTCGCTGATCCTGATGGGGATCGATACGACATGGCAGCGGGTCGTCGTGGGCGCGATGCTGGTTGCGGCCGTGACCGTGACGGCGCTGCGCGACCGCCGGGCTTTGGTGTGA
- a CDS encoding DUF4432 family protein has translation MSVIIPLSRERFGPAPSVLAKTDSFTVTGWRTALGIEMIGVDTPRGRVEMLPYMGQMLWDAVFDGVRLTMDSAFPEPRPAQVIVETYGCLAYHSGLLRNGCPGPQDDHPLHGEMACATMDAAHLEIGEDGQGAFVRLGGHVDYIRGFGPHYRAMPSITVRENTLIEMAMAVENRSALPMDLMYMCHVNFAFVEDGRIHQGAPFTPDRTRVRRDVPAHVQPTKAYTDFIERLAEAPEDSATLDAPEKWNPEQVLYIERPAADASGESHALLERPAGDGFSMSWRPAQFDHLARWILNGEDASVAAFALPSTCEPEGYTAEKAKGNVRSLAAGETAHFATRFGYTDKAETTALAKTISDLTEKENA, from the coding sequence ATGAGCGTGATCATTCCTCTTTCGCGTGAGCGGTTCGGCCCGGCCCCGAGCGTGCTCGCCAAGACCGACAGTTTCACCGTCACCGGCTGGCGCACCGCGCTTGGCATCGAGATGATCGGCGTGGACACCCCGCGCGGCCGGGTCGAGATGCTGCCCTACATGGGCCAGATGCTCTGGGATGCGGTGTTCGACGGCGTGCGTCTGACGATGGACAGCGCCTTTCCCGAGCCGCGCCCGGCGCAGGTGATCGTCGAGACCTATGGCTGTCTCGCCTATCACAGCGGCTTGCTGCGCAATGGCTGCCCCGGTCCGCAGGACGACCATCCGCTGCATGGCGAAATGGCCTGCGCCACGATGGATGCGGCCCATCTGGAGATCGGCGAGGACGGGCAGGGCGCGTTTGTGCGCCTTGGCGGGCACGTCGATTACATCCGTGGCTTCGGTCCGCATTACCGCGCGATGCCCTCGATCACGGTGCGGGAAAACACGCTGATCGAGATGGCGATGGCGGTCGAGAACCGCTCCGCCCTGCCGATGGACCTGATGTATATGTGCCATGTGAACTTCGCCTTCGTCGAAGACGGGCGCATCCATCAGGGGGCCCCCTTCACGCCCGACCGCACCCGCGTCCGCCGCGACGTGCCCGCCCATGTGCAGCCGACGAAAGCCTACACCGATTTCATCGAACGGCTGGCCGAGGCGCCCGAAGACAGCGCCACGCTGGACGCACCCGAGAAATGGAACCCCGAGCAGGTTCTCTATATCGAGCGCCCTGCCGCCGATGCGTCGGGCGAAAGCCATGCGCTGCTGGAGCGGCCCGCGGGCGACGGGTTCTCGATGAGCTGGCGGCCCGCTCAATTCGACCACCTCGCGCGCTGGATCCTCAACGGCGAGGATGCCTCGGTCGCGGCCTTCGCGCTGCCGTCCACCTGCGAGCCCGAGGGCTACACGGCGGAGAAGGCGAAGGGGAATGTCCGCAGCCTCGCAGCCGGAGAGACCGCGCATTTCGCGACCCGCTTCGGCTATACTGACAAGGCCGAGACTACCGCGCTCGCCAAGACGATTTCCGACCTGACGGAGAAAGAGAATGCCTGA
- the rbsK gene encoding ribokinase: MPEKIAVVGSNMMDLVTYIDRMPGRGETLEAPDFAMGFGGKGANQAVAAARLGSDVAMVTCVGDDGFGPQVRANLETNGIDTTHVRTVEGSASGVAPIFVERDGENAILIVKGANAALAPSDVDAAAETLRAASAILMQLEVDLETVYHTVAFGAREGVTTILNPAPAHPDLDIARLDGLDWFCPNESELAMLSGLPTGTDDEVIAAARSLIERGIHNVVVTLGGRGARRITADTVEEIAPVSVSPVDTTGAGDAFIGSFAHFLGQGMEPTAALTRAARYAALSITRRGTQTSYATPAEFDDFLSEHGLG, encoded by the coding sequence ATGCCTGAGAAGATAGCCGTCGTCGGCTCGAACATGATGGATCTGGTGACCTATATCGACCGGATGCCGGGACGCGGCGAAACCTTGGAGGCCCCCGATTTCGCGATGGGGTTCGGGGGCAAGGGCGCGAACCAGGCGGTTGCCGCCGCGCGTCTGGGCTCGGATGTGGCGATGGTCACCTGCGTGGGCGATGACGGGTTCGGCCCGCAGGTCCGCGCCAATCTGGAAACCAACGGGATCGACACGACCCATGTGCGCACCGTCGAAGGCTCGGCCTCGGGCGTGGCGCCGATCTTCGTCGAGCGCGATGGCGAGAACGCGATCCTGATCGTGAAAGGGGCCAATGCGGCGCTGGCGCCTTCGGATGTCGATGCGGCGGCTGAGACGTTGCGCGCAGCCTCCGCGATCCTGATGCAGCTCGAGGTCGATCTGGAGACCGTCTATCACACCGTGGCCTTCGGGGCGCGCGAGGGGGTGACGACCATCCTCAACCCCGCGCCTGCGCATCCCGATCTGGATATCGCGCGGCTCGACGGGCTCGACTGGTTCTGCCCGAACGAGAGCGAGCTGGCGATGCTCTCGGGGCTACCCACCGGCACCGATGACGAGGTGATCGCCGCCGCGCGCAGCCTGATCGAACGCGGCATTCACAACGTCGTCGTGACGCTCGGCGGGCGCGGCGCGCGCCGGATCACCGCGGACACCGTCGAAGAGATCGCCCCGGTCTCGGTAAGCCCGGTCGACACCACCGGCGCGGGCGACGCTTTCATCGGCAGCTTCGCGCATTTCCTCGGCCAAGGGATGGAGCCCACCGCGGCGCTGACCCGCGCCGCGCGCTATGCCGCATTGTCGATCACCCGTCGCGGCACGCAAACAAGCTACGCGACGCCCGCCGAATTCGACGACTTTCTTTCCGAGCATGGGCTCGGCTGA
- a CDS encoding aldehyde dehydrogenase family protein, whose translation MSIQNILETMEYGVAPEDDSQARKWLAKHEGGFGHFIDGAMTKPGDLFEVRDPASDTVLARVTQGSASDVDAAVAAARKAQSGWAKLSGHQRATHLYALARHIQQHSRLLAVLETLDSGKPIRESRDIDIPLVARHFYHHAGWAEILEDELPGHSAQGVCGQIIPWNFPLLMLSWKVAPALAAGNTVVLKPAEYTPLTALAFAEIAQECGIPKGVINIVTGDGETGAAIVGHEGIDKLAFTGSTDVGRILRERTAGSGKALTLELGGKSPFVVFEDADLDAAVEGVVDAIWFNQGQVCCAGSRILVAEAVAERFETLLRARMKTLRTGDPMDKSTDIGAIVHPSQLARIRDLVEKGASEGATLTQGSAPQGCFFPPTLVTDVEPASVLATEEIFGPVVTLTTFRTPSDAVALANNTRYGLAASIWSENVNLCLDIAGQVKAGIVWINSTNIFDAGAGFGGYRESGFGREGGREGMRAYLRNPAAATGKGKGTTPAELETGPADTIKGGEIDRTAKLYVGGKQARPDSGYSYQVKGGKAVVGLAGLGNRKDIRNAVEAAHKAKGWGKATGHNRAQVLYYIGENLSARGAEFAARLESFGASRKAAEAEVETAVERCFWYAAQADKFDGAVHATKSEFVTLAMNEPIGVMGLVAPTAQPLLGAISLVLPAIAMGNRVVLVPSQTHPLAATDLYQVLDTSDVPGGVVNIVTGPRDELAKTLAAHDGVDAMWYFGNAEGCQMVEAQSAGNLKQTWVEADDARDWAARAGQGRLFLDRATQVKNIWVPYGA comes from the coding sequence ATGAGCATTCAGAACATCCTCGAAACGATGGAGTACGGCGTGGCCCCCGAAGACGACAGCCAGGCGCGCAAATGGCTCGCCAAGCATGAGGGCGGCTTCGGCCATTTCATCGACGGCGCGATGACCAAGCCGGGCGATCTGTTCGAAGTCCGCGATCCGGCGAGCGACACGGTGCTGGCGCGCGTCACGCAAGGTTCGGCGTCGGACGTGGATGCCGCCGTCGCCGCCGCGCGCAAGGCGCAAAGCGGTTGGGCGAAGCTTTCGGGCCATCAACGCGCGACGCACCTCTACGCTTTGGCGCGCCACATCCAGCAGCACTCGCGCCTTCTGGCGGTGCTGGAGACGCTCGACAGCGGCAAGCCGATCCGCGAGAGCCGCGACATCGACATTCCGCTGGTCGCGCGCCACTTCTACCACCATGCGGGCTGGGCCGAGATCCTCGAAGACGAGCTGCCGGGCCATAGCGCGCAGGGCGTTTGCGGTCAGATCATCCCGTGGAACTTCCCGCTTTTGATGCTGTCGTGGAAGGTCGCGCCCGCACTGGCCGCGGGTAACACGGTGGTGCTGAAGCCCGCCGAATACACGCCGCTCACGGCGCTGGCCTTCGCCGAGATCGCGCAGGAATGCGGTATTCCGAAAGGCGTGATCAACATCGTCACCGGCGATGGCGAGACCGGCGCTGCCATCGTCGGCCATGAGGGGATCGACAAGCTGGCCTTCACCGGCTCGACCGATGTGGGCCGCATTCTGCGCGAGCGCACCGCCGGGTCCGGCAAGGCGCTGACGCTGGAACTGGGCGGCAAATCGCCCTTCGTCGTCTTTGAGGATGCCGATCTGGACGCCGCCGTCGAAGGCGTGGTGGATGCGATCTGGTTCAACCAGGGCCAGGTCTGCTGTGCAGGCTCGCGTATCCTCGTGGCCGAGGCGGTGGCCGAGCGGTTCGAGACGCTGCTGCGCGCCCGGATGAAGACGCTGCGCACTGGCGACCCGATGGACAAGAGCACCGATATCGGCGCGATCGTGCATCCCTCGCAGCTCGCGCGGATCCGCGATCTGGTCGAGAAGGGCGCAAGCGAGGGCGCGACACTGACCCAAGGCTCCGCCCCGCAGGGCTGCTTCTTCCCGCCGACGCTGGTGACGGATGTCGAACCCGCAAGCGTTCTGGCAACCGAGGAGATCTTCGGCCCCGTGGTCACGCTCACCACCTTCCGCACGCCGTCCGACGCCGTGGCGCTCGCCAACAACACGCGCTACGGGCTGGCGGCCAGCATCTGGTCGGAGAACGTGAACCTGTGCCTCGATATCGCGGGGCAGGTGAAAGCCGGGATCGTCTGGATCAACTCCACGAACATCTTCGACGCGGGCGCGGGCTTCGGCGGCTATCGCGAGAGCGGCTTCGGCCGCGAGGGCGGGCGCGAAGGCATGCGTGCCTATCTGCGCAACCCCGCGGCGGCCACCGGCAAGGGTAAGGGCACGACGCCCGCCGAGCTGGAGACCGGCCCCGCAGACACGATCAAGGGCGGCGAGATCGACCGCACCGCGAAGCTTTATGTCGGCGGTAAGCAGGCGCGGCCCGATAGCGGCTACAGCTATCAGGTGAAGGGCGGCAAGGCGGTCGTGGGGCTCGCAGGGCTCGGCAACCGCAAGGACATCCGCAACGCGGTCGAGGCCGCTCATAAGGCCAAGGGCTGGGGCAAGGCCACGGGCCATAACCGGGCGCAGGTGCTCTATTATATCGGCGAGAACCTCTCGGCGCGCGGCGCGGAATTCGCCGCCCGTCTGGAAAGCTTCGGCGCCTCGCGCAAAGCCGCCGAGGCCGAGGTCGAGACGGCGGTGGAGCGCTGCTTCTGGTATGCCGCTCAGGCCGACAAGTTCGACGGCGCGGTCCATGCGACGAAGTCCGAGTTCGTGACCCTCGCGATGAACGAGCCGATCGGGGTGATGGGGCTGGTGGCCCCCACCGCGCAACCGCTTCTGGGGGCGATCTCGTTGGTGCTGCCTGCGATAGCGATGGGCAACCGCGTGGTGCTGGTCCCGAGCCAGACCCATCCGCTGGCGGCGACCGACCTCTATCAGGTGCTCGACACCTCCGACGTGCCGGGTGGCGTGGTCAACATCGTCACCGGCCCGCGCGACGAGCTGGCGAAGACGCTGGCCGCCCATGATGGCGTCGATGCGATGTGGTATTTCGGCAATGCCGAGGGCTGCCAGATGGTCGAGGCGCAAAGCGCCGGAAACCTCAAGCAGACCTGGGTCGAAGCCGATGACGCACGCGACTGGGCAGCCCGTGCGGGGCAGGGGCGCCTATTCCTCGACCGCGCGACGCAGGTGAAGAATATCTGGGTGCCCTACGGCGCGTGA